A genomic region of Fusarium falciforme chromosome 4, complete sequence contains the following coding sequences:
- a CDS encoding DUF4203 domain-containing protein, whose amino-acid sequence MFFRWSRLWTLLCLLLVIQQVSGEIFRLAPRQDEEQPPKTTAIQSDATTRESEQATKAEASVKKTEARETTSAEAESKTESVSVTTTESEGTETETADATSTSGALEDDAGFNSTLYNATIPAGQLPITPVLTPGWGIAGTILLLTGIVHALVGIRNRMVHTFFSTAFSAALGVTVLIVYVMKPEVSDGLQGGYVVAVVLSGCLLGAASMFFREITEGLGCALGGFCVSMWLLCLVPGGLLGPVASKAIFIACFTLGGFVFYFSHYTRDWALILMISFAGATVTVIGIDAFSRAGLKEFWAYVWDLNDDLFPLGADTYPVTKGIRVETAAIIIIFLFGIVSQIKLWKVVREKREKKAEEEAEGQRNLREEEENVGRNIEEANARERRQWERVYGDGDIGSSTASRTSDDGEISTEKKHRDSQTDSSKRQSASIVEVIEMTTMTDPEPPKKPAPVTLMSSEQDMDGRVTVRVASDDIARPLSQVDEKAPTVHHDTLSVANESVDRRVSQSSSAPRSSAPQVIPLPFTIPVAADDDDAISDAERSSVATFADDEDAEPPTPGHRQSLAKRISRLSRGSMELLGNISHRSSRVLGEDHEHGHGHSGSTEDLVIPRSRPRDDDGSVAATVDDESLSAGDRRSLPGTEPPKSIEINAELSGKDDHSKLSPTPSHQTKFLDVDTASSAAKPIKAEHTEEQASEALDKAKSATSGSSTRLSLTKDRLPRSLSKVALSYRTNEWAKHLSQADAPEPDDIHIDVPRSPAVPTIETPAPVHVNELQKSAHEGTPAPAIARSDSQVSNMSHSASRRSVRQNVPAALAILNGEGQNRSPGTTPTSAAVPRSASMGLRRTSNGIEPIAEERDAPSLTPPIPEGQAVRSHSLSPAPMPDAHRSSTPGLVSYSSPQTLLGQREMYLRNKSQGNLLANPSEVSLNNPYRASSDAGSLNNYAMYAAGVGADVDDLPLSQRKQLMRQSSLNPSASTPSLQRLSGGSGSGGIGVNSSEGPFDSHQPKRVSTLPTSAEREARMANFRESVRQDRLAGAPVVNSTGRETPFTPMSLLAGRETEVQRNVEMSRNILMSQKEAEAQRREMEQREKEWNDRAFDERMRSGDLLGIHREAMRKMQRNAKDK is encoded by the exons ATGTTCTTCCGCTGGTCTCGGTTATGGACGCTGCTCTGCCTGCTTTTGGTAATACAGCAAGTCAGTGGCGAGATCTTCAGATTGGCTCCACGACAGGATGAGGAGCAACCACCAAAGACAACAGCTATCCAGTCCGACGCAACAACACGAGAGAGTGAACAGGCCACCAAGGCGGAAGCTTCTGTCAAGAAGACTGAGGCTCGAGAAACCACATCAGCCGAGGCCGAGTCCAAGACCGAGTCCGTTTCAGTTACCACTACCGAAAGCGAGGGAACTGAAACTGAGACCGCCGACGCTACATCAACAAGCGGAGCTCTTGAAGACGACGCCGGCTTCAACTCGACTCTCTACAATG CCACAATCCCTGCTGGTCAACTGCCCATTACGCCGGTGCTCACTCCTGGCTGGGGCATTGCTGgtaccatcctcctcctgacCGGCATTGTGCATGCCCTGGTTGGTATTAGGAACCGAATGGTACACACCTTCTTTTCGACCGCGTTTTCTGCCGCATTGGGCGTTACCGTGCTCATCGTCTACGTTATGAAACCCGAAGTGAGCGATGGCCTACAGGGAGGTTATGTGGTTGCCGTCGTGCTCTCAGGATGCCTTCTTGGTGCGGCTTCCATGTTCTTTCGAGAAATCACCGAAGGGCTTGGCTGCGCATTGGGTGGCTTCTGCGTTAGTATGTGGCTCCTGTGCCTGGTTCCTGGCGGTTTACTCGGACCTGTCGCATCCAAGGCTATTTTTATCGCCTGTTTCACCTTGGGTGGCTTCGTCTTCTACTTCAGCCATTACACTCGAGACTGGGCTTTGATTCTCATGATCTCCTTTGCCGGTGCCACAGTAACTGTGATAGGTATCGATGCCTTCAGCAGGGCCGGTCTCAAGGAGTTCTGGGCTTACGTTTGGGATTTGAACGATGACCTTTTCCCGCTTGGTGCTGATACTTACCCGGTTACCAAGGGCATTCGAGTGGAGACGGCAgcaatcatcatcatcttcctctttggTATCGTTTCCCAAATTAAGCTGTGGAAGGTCGTTCGAGAAAAGcgcgagaagaaggccgaggaggaggccgagggtCAGCGGAACCTccgggaagaggaggaaaatgTCGGCCGAAACATTGAAGAGGCCAACGCTCGAGAACGACGTCAATGGGAGAGAGTCTATGGAGATGGCGATATCGGaagctcaacagcctcgcGCACTTCAGATGACGGCGAGATCTCAACGGAGAAGAAGCACCGCGACAGCCAAACCGACTCTTCAAAGAGACAGTCCGCTTCAATCGTCGAGGTTATTGAAATGACGACCATGACAGATCCAGAGCCCCCGAAGAAGCCAGCCCCCGTCACCTTGATGTCCTCGGAACAAGACATGGACGGCAGAGTGACGGTTCGCGTTGCCTCGGATGACATTGCTCGACCTCTCAGCCAGGTTGATGAGAAGGCTCCCACCGTACACCATGATACCCTCTCAGTTGCCAACGAGTCTGTTGACAGGCGCGTGTCTCAGTCCTCATCAGCTCCTAGATCTTCTGCTCCTCAAGTCATTCCTCTTCCGTTCACGATTCCCGTTGCcgccgatgatgatgacgccaTCTCCGATGCCGAACGATCCTCAGTCGCAACCTTTGCCGATGACGAAGATGCCGAGCCCCCTACTCCCGGTCACCGCCAGTCGCTTGCTAAGAGAATATCTCGCCTTTCTCGTGGATCGATGGAGTTGCTGGGCAACATCTCGCATCGATCTAGCCGTGTCCTTGGCGAAGACCATGAACACGGCCATGGTCACAGTGGAAGCACTGAGGATCTTGTGATCCCACGTTCCCGACCTCGTGACGATGATGGCTCAGTCGCGGCGACAGTCGATGACGAGAGTCTGAGTGCTGGCGACCGCCGCTCCCTGCCCGGCACTGAACCACCCAAGAGCATTGAGATCAATGCCGAGCTCTCTGGAAAAGATGATCATAGCAAGTTGAGCCCGACCCCGAGTCATCAGACCAAGTTCCTCGATGTCGACACGGCTAGCAGCGCTgctaagcctattaaggcCGAGCATACGGAGGAGCAGGCTTCTGAGGCCCTTGACAAGGCTAAGTCCGCAACTTCCGGTTCTTCGACCCGTCTCAGCTTGACGAAGGATCGCCTGCCAAGGTCATTGTCTAAAGTTGCCTTGTCCTATCGAACCAACGAATGGGCCAAGCACTTGAGCCAAGCTGACGCCCCAGAGCCTGACGACATTCACATCGACGTTCCTCGAAGCCCTGCAGTGCCGACTATCGAAACACCCGCTCCCGTTCATGTCAATGAGTTGCAAAAGTCAGCCCATGAGGGAACGCCCGCACCTGCTATCGCACGATCCGACTCTCAGGTGTCTAACATGTCTCATTCTGCCTCTCGACGCAGTGTGAGGCAAAATGTCCCCGCAGCCCTCGCTATCCTTAACGGTGAGGGACAAAACCGTAGCCCAGGCACGACGCCTACCAGTGCCGCTGTGCCTCGATCTGCCTCCATGGGCCTGCGTCGAACCTCGAATGGCATTGAGCCGATTGCCGAGGAGCGTGATGCTCCTAGTCTGACTCCTCCCATCCCTGAAGGACAGGCTGTACGATCTCATTCTCTTAGCCCGGCTCCTATGCCAGATGCCCACCGTTCGTCCACTCCGGGTCTCGTCTCGTACTCAAGCCCCCAGACTCTGCTCGGCCAGCGCGAGATGTACCTCCGCAACAAGTCTCAAGGAAACCTCCTGGCAAACCCATCCGAAGTCAGCTTGAACAACCCGTACAGAGCTTCCAGTGATGCGGGTTCTCTCAACAACTATGCCATGTACGCTGCCGGTGTTGGTGCAGATGTAGATGATCTACCTCTGAGCCAACGAAAGCAACTCATGCGCCAGAGCAGCTTGAACCCATCAGCCTCTACACCTTCGTTGCAGCGTCTTAGCGGTGGAAGTGGTAGTGGCGGCATTGGTGTCAACAGCTCAGAAGGGCCCTTTGACTCTCACCAGCCCAAGCGCGTGTCCACACTCCCTACTTCCGCTGAGCGCGAAGCCCGTATGGCCAACTTCCGAGAGAGTGTCCGCCAGGACCGTCTTGCGGGTGCTCCAGTTGTCAACAGCACAGGACGCGAGACCCCATTCACGCCGATGTCGCTCCTGGCCGGCAGGGAAACCGAGGTTCAGCGCAACGTCGAGATGAGCCGCAACATTCTCATGAGCCAAAAGGAGGCTGAAGCCCAGCGACGTGAGATGGAGCAGCGAGAGAAGGAGTGGAATGATCGAGCCTTTGACGAGCGCATGCGAAGCGGCGATCTTCTCGGAATCCACCGCGAAGCCATGCGAAAGATGCAGCGAAACGCCAAGGACAAATGA
- a CDS encoding Ras modification protein ERF4: MLASGASFSSSASLPRSSTSPPASFPTSDWLARRGLLLVSSSPLITDDSSKTFACSCLQESSHGPDDDHHEDYEADDPAAAAAAAITTIPDSSPGLLGAAESILATTNHTHRIPPSASLSASAPASPRHHQRQLRALATSVESFGHNQHHHDEEIISICDHRRQRGRLGGRADILLPTDPPLSRALPSKPVPATVVDVPGNNPHFSSLDPPKPAYPGTGPASANLAAADAAAAALHSQQAPRRPPTDRHQEPAFRHSPFHPRQGTAPSTRRARRLSAVRLWNPTNSTPRPHTLRKRRPSTPPPPSVPLQHPTLDNVLPDPVGAGPSDYPLLTLPEQRQTRHSLSARASLQVDRTGSSDKRVSLPSSVRASYDETRSRRGVASAGESEPRPSKVPVEGDIVEDAPVKLDKGKGKAVMMPENDDPMPSFGKDLERGPDIMDPRISNVSAGDGIGSALSSTDSSIMGEEVEPDAAGEWGPQHPCYPHLNPHVPIDSPEYVNTRIIRIRRDWLIQGDLAPTFSNLYPEILDPAGLSEQEFRRIIEKLNGELIPAFNPYGMRNILDSLLGLVTGWIWDDLGLTGIKSRLNGLEKWIEQWNLDMEKAMGSEDGAMAPKLMPLRQTGYMTLDIQIPDPEIAPAPSTTNPGDSRTALPLDPVPAIMA; the protein is encoded by the exons ATGCTGGCTTCTGGGGCGTccttcagcagcagcgcaTCATTGCCCCGGTCGTCGACTTCTCCCCCAGCCTCCTTCCCCACCTCTGATTGGCTGGCCCGCCgaggccttctccttgtttcttcctctcctttgATCACCGACGACTCCAGCAAAACCTTTGCCTGTAGCTGCCTCCAAGAGTCCAGCCACGGCCCAGACGACGACCATCACGAAGACTACGAGGCTGACgatcctgctgctgctgctgccgccgccatcaccaccatccccGATTCATCGCCAGGCCTTCTTGGCGCAGCCGAGTCAATCTTAGCGACGACAAATCACACTCATCGCATTCCTCCATCCGCGTCACTCTCTGCATCTGCGCCTGCGTCTCCACGGCACCACCAACGCCAGCTCCGTGCGCTGGCAACTAGCGTCGAGTCTTTTGGACAcaaccaacaccatcacGACGAGGAGATTATCTCCATCTGCGACCACCGCCGTCAA CGCGGTCGTCTCGGCGGCCGTGCCGACATCCTGCTTCCCACGGATCCTCCACTCTCCCGAGCGCTTCCCTCCAAGCCCGTCCCGGCCACCGTAGTAGATGTCCCGGGCAACAACCCTCATTTCTCGAGCCTCGACCCTCCCAAGCCCGCGTATCCCGGAACCGGCCCAGCCTCTGCCAATCTAGCCGCCGCCgacgccgccgctgccgccctGCATTCACAACAGGCTCCCAGACGACCACCCACCGACCGTCATCAAGAGCCTGCCTTCCGTCATTCGCCTTTTCACCCACGACAGGGTACTGCTCCCTCTACTCGTCGTGCCCGTCGATTGTCTGCCGTTCGCCTGTGGAATCCCACAAACTCGACCCCCCGACCTCACACTCTTCGCAAACGCCGcccttcaacaccaccgcCTCCATCCGTACCCCTCCAGCATCCTACTCTCGACAACGTTCTGCCCGATCCCGTAGGAGCTGGTCCTAGCGATTATCCCCTCCTCACGCTCCCCGAGCAGCGTCAAACCCGCCACTCTCTATCGGCCCGTGCTAGTCTTCAGGTTGATCGGACGGGAAGTAGCGATAAACGAGTGAGCCTTCCATCGTCAGTTCGCGCTTCCTACGACGAGACGCGATCTCGTCGTGGTGTCGCTTCAGCCGGAGAATCCGAACCCCGACCTAGCAAAGTACCTGTAGAGGGGGACATCGTGGAAGACGCACCCGTCAAACTCGACAAGGGAAAGGGAAAGGCTGTAATGATGCCGGAGAACGATGATCCAATGCCGTCCTTCGGCAAGGACCTGGAACGGGGTCCCGATATAATGGACCCCCGAATTTCCAATGTCTCGGCCGGGGATGGCATCGGATCGGCCCTCTCATCGACGGATTCTTCCATTATGGGTGAAGAAGTCGAGCCAGATGCGGCTGGTGAATGGGGACCTCAACATCCTTGCTACCCTCACCTGAACCCTCACGTCCCTATCGACTCGCCCGAGTATGTCAACACGCGCATTATTCGGATACGACGCGACTGGCTGATCCAGGGCGATTTGGCGCCTACCTTTTCCAACCTGTACCCCGAGATCTTGGATCCTGCTGGCCTGTCGGAGCAAGAATTCCGTCGGATcattgagaagctcaacggTGAACTGATACCGGCGTTCAACCCATACGGAATGAGGAATATTCTGGATAGCCTACTAGGACTCGTGACAGGCTGGATCTGGGACGACCTAGGCCTAACTGGAATCAAGTCTCGGTTGAATGGCCTCGAGAAATGGATTGAGCAATGGAACCTTGACATGGAAAAGGCCATGGGGTCTGAAGATGGAGCCATGGCGCCCAAGCTCATGCCCCTTCGGCAAACAGGCTACATGACT CTTGATATCCAGATCCCAGATCCAGAAATTGCTCCAGCTCCCAGCACCACCAATCCCGGCGACTCGAGAACAGCCCTACCTCTGGATCCAGTCCCGGCCATCATGGCTTGA